One region of Parambassis ranga chromosome 21, fParRan2.1, whole genome shotgun sequence genomic DNA includes:
- the itga4 gene encoding integrin alpha-4 isoform X1 yields MHCSAASMHTCSSLAQVQVLVLVLVQVLVRPAAGYSLDVEHSLEFSGPPSSMFGYSVLLHRHRTHSWLVVGAPVANSSSSLSSRSPGAIFRCNITSEHRRCHQMHADVQSCGKTCEADNDHQWLGVSLSRQPGDLGGHVLACAHRWKNVFYSKKDSQNNKLPNGVCYRYGSDLAHAQPFIPCYRDHQRKFGEDYGSCQAGISNILTEDLIIMGAPGTSYWTGSVLVYNTSSRGMSVYLDDETGAVRFGSYLGYSVGAGHFLSPATMEVVGGAPQYNQKGKVFIFTIDKHMLRIVSEVSGTQLGAYFGSSVCVVDLNADGLSDLLIGAPMATGTIREEGRVHVYINQGEAQMLEAEFQLSGSDAYAARFGETIADLGDLDDDGYPDVAVGAPQEDDLKGAVYIYNGRKDGISPTPSQRITGSSLGRDLRMFGQSLSSGIDIDENGYQDVAVGAFLSDSAVVLRTRPVIQVKASLLLPEHIDRQVALCRDHKTPTVCFNVTICFTVKSRQFRGSIDLQYNLTSDLLHKPSFPHRFYFHGNGSSNSTRGRVRARHGHLTCMTHLAYQRKDVRDIFTPIQFEVSYSLRETHSHRGSSKTFPPLKPILQENAGHRNTITNQTWFARSCSLANCSTNIQLSTQLVLPQHQDYYALGSGQTILLKTTLLNSGDDAFLPRLTLRFPNNIHYIKVLQNQDNAISCDVTQEVDTTTVGVDCSVTSLILPAVSQLNISFLLDVNQNSTPGDIHVHVNTSSDNYEREEYLHDNAVSLPLRLKYGVNVNIHGFVTPTSFVFGDEELIPADCYSERFNYTYKVINSGPSRSMDTVVDIALPKILVPYHHRLLQVLEWQSSQGVCSISDTTVSVIDDCDVPQASLIKQLVFFFSPTSKRTMFCGRGDQLCERLVCRLGNLEAGRDATIQLEIKLNPAVLLQAPGRHGIMILESTAMMLSPKSDPHTVLIQGQPLAQVVVEAVFTQKPSMAVQIFIIAVSLILGLIILAALIWCLWKAGFFRRELKKKKEEEEFNRDSWDYVPKQNKRESTT; encoded by the exons ATGCACTGCTCAGCAGCCAGCATGCACACGTGTAGCAGCctggcccaggtccaggtcttggtcctggtcctggttcaGGTCCTGGTCCGTCCTGCTGCTGGATACAGTCTGGATGTGGAACACAGTCTGGAGTTCAGCGGCCCACCCTCCTCCATGTTTGGATACTCGGTCCTTCTGCATCGGCACAGAACTCACAGCTG gTTGGTGGTTGGAGCTCCAGTAGCAAACTCGTCCTCCAGCCTGTCGTCTCGATCACCAGGAGCCATTTTTCGCTGCAACATCACCTCTGAGCACCGCCGCTGCCATCAAATGCACGCCG ACGTGCAGAGCTGTGGAAAGACGTGTGAAGCAGACAATGATCACCAGTGGCTGGGAGTCAGTCTGTCCAGACAGCCGGGAGACCTTGGAGGACACGTCCTG gcCTGTGCTCACCGCTGGAAGAATGTGTTCTACTCAAAGAAAGACAGTCAGAACAACAAGCTGCCTAACGGGGTCTGTTATCGCTACGGCAGCGACCTGGCGCATGCTCAACCCTTTATACCCTGCTacagag ACCACCAGAGGAAGTTTGGAGAGGATTATGGATCATGTCAGGCGGGCATCTCCAACATCCTGACAGAG GACCTGATCATCATGGGGGCACCAGGGACGTCTTATTGGACAGGTTCAGTCCTGGTCTACAACACGTCCAGTAGAGGGATGTCAGTGTACCTGGATGACGAGACGGGAGCCGTCAGATTTGGAAGCTACCTGG gttACTCTGTCGGAGCCGGTCACTTTCTGAGTCCTGCTACCATGGAGGTGGTGGGTGGAGCTCCCCAATACAACCAGAAGGGCAAG GTCTTCATCTTCACAATAGACAAACACATGCTGCGGATCGTCTCTGAAGTGTCTGGAACACAG ctgggGGCGTACTTTGGCTCCAGCGTGTGCGTGGTGGATCTGAACGCTGATGGTCTGTCAGATCTTTTGATCGGTGCACCCATGGCAACAGGAACCATCCGAGAGGAGGGAAGGGTTCACGTCTACATCAACCAGGGAGAG GCGCAGATGCTGGAGGCGGAGTTTCAGCTGAGTGGCAGCGATGCCTACGCCGCCCGGTTTGGAGAGACCATCGCTGACCTCggagacctggatgatgacggTTACCCCG ATGTGGCGGTCGGAGCCCCACAGGAAGACGACCTTAAGGGAGCTGTTTACATCTATAACGGCAGGAAAGATGGAATCTCACCAACGCCATCCCAg aggatTACTGGATCTTCCCTGGGTCGCGACCTCAGGATGTTCGGACAGTCGCTCAGTTCTGGCATTGACATCGATGAGAATGGCTACCAGG ACGTAGCCGTCGGTGCGTTCCTCTCAGACTCAGCTGTGGTTCTCAG GACCCGTCCAGTGATTCAGGTGAAGgcgtctctgctgctgcctgagcaTATCGACcggcaggtggcgctgtgccGTGACCACAAGACTCCGACTGTGTGCTTCAATGTGACCATCTGCTTCACTGTGAAGTCCAGACAGTTCAGAGGCTCTATAG ATCTTCAGTATaatttgacctctgacctcctccaTAAACCATCCTTCCCGCATCGCTTCTATTTCCATGGTAACGGCTCGTCCAATAGCACACGGGGGCGTGTGAGAGCACGACACGGCCATCTCACATGTATGACACACTTGGCCTACCAaagg AAAGATGTGAGGGACATTTTTACCCCCATTCAGTTTGAGGTTTCCTACAGTCTCAGAGAAACCCACTCCCACAGAGGGTCCTCCAAAACTTTCCCTCCGTTAAAACCCATTCTGCAGGAGAACGCCGGGCATCGAAACACCATCACCAACCAG ACTTGGTTTGCTCGTTCCTGTTCTCTGGCGAACTGTTCGACCAACATTCAGCTGTCAACTCAGCTTGTGCTGCCGca GCACCAGGACTACTACGCTTTGGGCTCTGGACAGACCATCCTGCTGAAAACCACACTACTGAACTCTGGAGACGACGCCTTCCTGCCGCGACTGACGCTGCGATTCCCCAACAACATCCACTACATCAAAGTGCTGCAAAAT caggacaaCGCgatcagctgtgatgtcacacaggaAGTCGACACCACGACGGTGGGAGTTGACTGCAGCGTCACCAGCCTCATCCTTCCAGCCGTCTCCcag CTGAATATCAGCTTTCTATTGGACGTCAATCAGAACAGCACACCTGGAGACATCCACGTTCACGTCAACACCAGCAG CGATAACTATGAGAGGGAGGAGTATCTCCATGACAACGCTGTCAGCCTCCCACTCCGACTCAAATACGGAGTCAACGTCAACATCCATGG CTTTGTGACTCCCACCTCTTTTGTTTTTGGAGATGAAGAGTTGATTCCAGCTGATTGTTACTCTGAAAGATTCAACTATACATACAAG GTGATAAACTCTGGTCCCAGCAGGTCAATGGACACTGTGGTGGACATTGCGCTGCCAAAGATCCTGGTCCCGTACCATCACAGACTGCTGCAGGTGCTCGAGTGGCAg tcGTCTCAGGGTGTGTGTTCCATCAGTGACACGACTGTTTCAGTCATCGACGACTGTGACGTCCCTCAGGCTTCCCTCATCAAACAactcgtcttcttcttctcccccaCCTCCAAACGCACCAtg ttttgTGGACGTGGTGACCAGCTGTGTGAGCGATTGGTGTGTCGCCTTGGTAACCTGGAGGCGGGAAGAGATGCTACCATCCAACTGGAGATCAAACTGAACCCTGCTGTACTGCTGCAAGCTCcg GGTCGTCATGGTATCATGATTTTGGAGAGCACGGCCATGATGTTGTCTCCCAAATCAGATCCTCACACTGTCCTCATCCAGGGTCAGCCTTTAGCACAG gtggTGGTCGAAGCTGTTTTCACCCAGAAACCTTCGATGGCGGTGCAGATTTTCATCATCGCTGTCAGTTTAATTTTAGGACTGATAATCCTGGCAGCTCTCATCTGGTGTCTGTGGAAG GCTGGTTTCTTTAGGAGAGagttgaagaagaagaaggaggaggaggagttcaaCAGGGACAGCTGGGACTACGTTCCTAAACAGAACAAAAGAGAGAGCACGACCTAA
- the itga4 gene encoding integrin alpha-4 isoform X2, protein MHCSAASMHTCSSLAQVQVLVLVLVQVLVRPAAGYSLDVEHSLEFSGPPSSMFGYSVLLHRHRTHSWLVVGAPVANSSSSLSSRSPGAIFRCNITSEHRRCHQMHADVQSCGKTCEADNDHQWLGVSLSRQPGDLGGHVLACAHRWKNVFYSKKDSQNNKLPNGVCYRYGSDLAHAQPFIPCYRDHQRKFGEDYGSCQAGISNILTEDLIIMGAPGTSYWTGSVLVYNTSSRGMSVYLDDETGAVRFGSYLGYSVGAGHFLSPATMEVVGGAPQYNQKGKVFIFTIDKHMLRIVSEVSGTQLGAYFGSSVCVVDLNADGLSDLLIGAPMATGTIREEGRVHVYINQGEAQMLEAEFQLSGSDAYAARFGETIADLGDLDDDGYPDVAVGAPQEDDLKGAVYIYNGRKDGISPTPSQRITGSSLGRDLRMFGQSLSSGIDIDENGYQDVAVGAFLSDSAVVLRTRPVIQVKASLLLPEHIDRQVALCRDHKTPTVCFNVTICFTVKSRQFRGSIDLQYNLTSDLLHKPSFPHRFYFHGNGSSNSTRGRVRARHGHLTCMTHLAYQRKDVRDIFTPIQFEVSYSLRETHSHRGSSKTFPPLKPILQENAGHRNTITNQTWFARSCSLANCSTNIQLSTQLVLPQHQDYYALGSGQTILLKTTLLNSGDDAFLPRLTLRFPNNIHYIKVLQNDNAISCDVTQEVDTTTVGVDCSVTSLILPAVSQLNISFLLDVNQNSTPGDIHVHVNTSSDNYEREEYLHDNAVSLPLRLKYGVNVNIHGFVTPTSFVFGDEELIPADCYSERFNYTYKVINSGPSRSMDTVVDIALPKILVPYHHRLLQVLEWQSSQGVCSISDTTVSVIDDCDVPQASLIKQLVFFFSPTSKRTMFCGRGDQLCERLVCRLGNLEAGRDATIQLEIKLNPAVLLQAPGRHGIMILESTAMMLSPKSDPHTVLIQGQPLAQVVVEAVFTQKPSMAVQIFIIAVSLILGLIILAALIWCLWKAGFFRRELKKKKEEEEFNRDSWDYVPKQNKRESTT, encoded by the exons ATGCACTGCTCAGCAGCCAGCATGCACACGTGTAGCAGCctggcccaggtccaggtcttggtcctggtcctggttcaGGTCCTGGTCCGTCCTGCTGCTGGATACAGTCTGGATGTGGAACACAGTCTGGAGTTCAGCGGCCCACCCTCCTCCATGTTTGGATACTCGGTCCTTCTGCATCGGCACAGAACTCACAGCTG gTTGGTGGTTGGAGCTCCAGTAGCAAACTCGTCCTCCAGCCTGTCGTCTCGATCACCAGGAGCCATTTTTCGCTGCAACATCACCTCTGAGCACCGCCGCTGCCATCAAATGCACGCCG ACGTGCAGAGCTGTGGAAAGACGTGTGAAGCAGACAATGATCACCAGTGGCTGGGAGTCAGTCTGTCCAGACAGCCGGGAGACCTTGGAGGACACGTCCTG gcCTGTGCTCACCGCTGGAAGAATGTGTTCTACTCAAAGAAAGACAGTCAGAACAACAAGCTGCCTAACGGGGTCTGTTATCGCTACGGCAGCGACCTGGCGCATGCTCAACCCTTTATACCCTGCTacagag ACCACCAGAGGAAGTTTGGAGAGGATTATGGATCATGTCAGGCGGGCATCTCCAACATCCTGACAGAG GACCTGATCATCATGGGGGCACCAGGGACGTCTTATTGGACAGGTTCAGTCCTGGTCTACAACACGTCCAGTAGAGGGATGTCAGTGTACCTGGATGACGAGACGGGAGCCGTCAGATTTGGAAGCTACCTGG gttACTCTGTCGGAGCCGGTCACTTTCTGAGTCCTGCTACCATGGAGGTGGTGGGTGGAGCTCCCCAATACAACCAGAAGGGCAAG GTCTTCATCTTCACAATAGACAAACACATGCTGCGGATCGTCTCTGAAGTGTCTGGAACACAG ctgggGGCGTACTTTGGCTCCAGCGTGTGCGTGGTGGATCTGAACGCTGATGGTCTGTCAGATCTTTTGATCGGTGCACCCATGGCAACAGGAACCATCCGAGAGGAGGGAAGGGTTCACGTCTACATCAACCAGGGAGAG GCGCAGATGCTGGAGGCGGAGTTTCAGCTGAGTGGCAGCGATGCCTACGCCGCCCGGTTTGGAGAGACCATCGCTGACCTCggagacctggatgatgacggTTACCCCG ATGTGGCGGTCGGAGCCCCACAGGAAGACGACCTTAAGGGAGCTGTTTACATCTATAACGGCAGGAAAGATGGAATCTCACCAACGCCATCCCAg aggatTACTGGATCTTCCCTGGGTCGCGACCTCAGGATGTTCGGACAGTCGCTCAGTTCTGGCATTGACATCGATGAGAATGGCTACCAGG ACGTAGCCGTCGGTGCGTTCCTCTCAGACTCAGCTGTGGTTCTCAG GACCCGTCCAGTGATTCAGGTGAAGgcgtctctgctgctgcctgagcaTATCGACcggcaggtggcgctgtgccGTGACCACAAGACTCCGACTGTGTGCTTCAATGTGACCATCTGCTTCACTGTGAAGTCCAGACAGTTCAGAGGCTCTATAG ATCTTCAGTATaatttgacctctgacctcctccaTAAACCATCCTTCCCGCATCGCTTCTATTTCCATGGTAACGGCTCGTCCAATAGCACACGGGGGCGTGTGAGAGCACGACACGGCCATCTCACATGTATGACACACTTGGCCTACCAaagg AAAGATGTGAGGGACATTTTTACCCCCATTCAGTTTGAGGTTTCCTACAGTCTCAGAGAAACCCACTCCCACAGAGGGTCCTCCAAAACTTTCCCTCCGTTAAAACCCATTCTGCAGGAGAACGCCGGGCATCGAAACACCATCACCAACCAG ACTTGGTTTGCTCGTTCCTGTTCTCTGGCGAACTGTTCGACCAACATTCAGCTGTCAACTCAGCTTGTGCTGCCGca GCACCAGGACTACTACGCTTTGGGCTCTGGACAGACCATCCTGCTGAAAACCACACTACTGAACTCTGGAGACGACGCCTTCCTGCCGCGACTGACGCTGCGATTCCCCAACAACATCCACTACATCAAAGTGCTGCAAAAT gacaaCGCgatcagctgtgatgtcacacaggaAGTCGACACCACGACGGTGGGAGTTGACTGCAGCGTCACCAGCCTCATCCTTCCAGCCGTCTCCcag CTGAATATCAGCTTTCTATTGGACGTCAATCAGAACAGCACACCTGGAGACATCCACGTTCACGTCAACACCAGCAG CGATAACTATGAGAGGGAGGAGTATCTCCATGACAACGCTGTCAGCCTCCCACTCCGACTCAAATACGGAGTCAACGTCAACATCCATGG CTTTGTGACTCCCACCTCTTTTGTTTTTGGAGATGAAGAGTTGATTCCAGCTGATTGTTACTCTGAAAGATTCAACTATACATACAAG GTGATAAACTCTGGTCCCAGCAGGTCAATGGACACTGTGGTGGACATTGCGCTGCCAAAGATCCTGGTCCCGTACCATCACAGACTGCTGCAGGTGCTCGAGTGGCAg tcGTCTCAGGGTGTGTGTTCCATCAGTGACACGACTGTTTCAGTCATCGACGACTGTGACGTCCCTCAGGCTTCCCTCATCAAACAactcgtcttcttcttctcccccaCCTCCAAACGCACCAtg ttttgTGGACGTGGTGACCAGCTGTGTGAGCGATTGGTGTGTCGCCTTGGTAACCTGGAGGCGGGAAGAGATGCTACCATCCAACTGGAGATCAAACTGAACCCTGCTGTACTGCTGCAAGCTCcg GGTCGTCATGGTATCATGATTTTGGAGAGCACGGCCATGATGTTGTCTCCCAAATCAGATCCTCACACTGTCCTCATCCAGGGTCAGCCTTTAGCACAG gtggTGGTCGAAGCTGTTTTCACCCAGAAACCTTCGATGGCGGTGCAGATTTTCATCATCGCTGTCAGTTTAATTTTAGGACTGATAATCCTGGCAGCTCTCATCTGGTGTCTGTGGAAG GCTGGTTTCTTTAGGAGAGagttgaagaagaagaaggaggaggaggagttcaaCAGGGACAGCTGGGACTACGTTCCTAAACAGAACAAAAGAGAGAGCACGACCTAA